In Streptomyces sp. NBC_00341, the DNA window CGCACCACGTCCGGCGACATCGGCGTCATGCCCGGTCACCAGCCGCTTCTGGGTGTGCTGGAATCGGGCCCGGTGACGATCCGTACGAGCGATGGCTCCACTGTCATCGCCGCGGTGCACGGCGGTTTCATCTCGTTCGCGGACAACAAGCTCTCGCTGCTGGCGGAGATCGCCGAGCTGGCGGACGAGATCGATGTCCAGCGCGCGGAGCGTGCGCTGGAACGTGCGAAGTCGGACACGGACGGCGCCGCCGAGCGTCGCGCCGATGTGCGACTGCGTGCGGTGGCGGCGCCCTAGCCACCCCGCGAAACGTCTTTACCCTCAGCCGCGGCCCGAGCTGGAGACCCCTCCAGACCGTGTCGCGGCTGAGGCGATGCAGGTGCAGGTGAAGTTCGGGCGGTATCCGTTTACTCGACGACGCGAGGAGGTCGGTGGAGATGTTCCTCGCGCTGTGGGTGGGCGGGCTGGTCGTCGCACTGGTCGCGGTTGGTCTCTTCGTCTTCGGTCTGCGCCGGCGGCTGATTCAGCGCTCCGGCGGGACCTTCGACTGCAGCCTGCGCTGGGATGTGCCCGTGGAGCCCGATCTCTCGGGCAAGGGCTGGGTCTACGGCGTGGCCCGGTACAGCGGCGACAAGGTGAACTGGTTCCGGGTCTTCAGCTACTCCCCGCGTCCGCGCCGGGTGCTGGAACGTTCCGCGATCGAGGTCGTCGCCCGCCGGATGCCGGAGGGCGAGGAGGAGCTCGCGCTCCTCTCCGACGCCATCGTGCTCGGTTGTCTCCACCGTGAGACCCGCCTGGAGCTGGCGATGAGCGAGGACGCGCTGACCGGTTTCCTCGCCTGGCTGGAGGCGGCACCGCCCGGCCAGCGGGTCAACGTGGCGTAGGGCCTGGCGCCGCACATACGAAAACCGGGGAGACAGGGGGCGGACCTGTCTCCCCGGTGCTTTTCGGGGGTTACGCGGGTTGCGGAGCGGCGGTGACTACTTGAGGCCGCTGTTCATCGCGCTCACGAGTTCACCGTTGCTGGTGTCCCCGCTGAACTCCCAGAAGAACGCGCCTCCCAGGCCCTGGTTCTTCGCCCAGGTCATCTTGGACGAGATGGTGGCGGGGGTGTCGTAGCTCCACCAGTTGGTACCGCAGTGGGCGTAGGCGGTACCGGCGATGGTGCCTGTGGTGGGGCAGCTGTTCTTGAGGACCTTGTAGTCCTCGATGCCCGCCTCGTACGTTCCCGGGGCGGCGCCGGTGGCGGTGCCACCGGGCGCGTCCTGGGTGACTCCGGTCCAGCCCCGGCCGTAGAAGCCGATGCCGAGCAGCAGCTTCGAGGCGGGAACGCCCTGGGCCTTCAGCTTGGCGATGGCCTCTGAGGAGCTGAAGCCGGCCTTCGGGATGCCGGTGTACGGGGTGAGGGGGGAGTGCGGAGCCGTCGGGCCCTTCGCGTCCCAGGCGCCGAAGAAGTCGTAGGTCATCACGTTGTACCAGTTCAGCGACTGTGCGGCGCCCGCGTAGTCGGCGACGTCGATCTTGCCGCCGTCGGAGCCGTCGGCCGTGATGGCGGCGGTCACCAGGTTGTTGCTGCCGAACTTGGTGCGCAGCGCGGACGTGATCGACTTCAGCGCGGCCGGGCCGCTGGTGTCACAGGTCAGACCGCAGGCGTTGGGGTACTCCCAGTCGATGTCGATGCCGTCGAAGACATCGGCCCAGCGGGGGTCCTCCACCAGGTCGTAGCAGGACTGGGCGAACGCGGCGGGGTTCTGGGCCGCCTGGCCGAAGCCGCCGGACCAGGTCCAGCCGCCGAAGGACCAGAGGATCTTGATGTTCGGGTACTTGGCCTTGAGCTTGCGGAGCTGGTTGAAGCTGCCGCGCAGCGGCTGGTCCCAGGTGTCCGCGACGCCGTCGACCGACTGGTCGGCGGTGTAGGCCTTGTCGTAGTCGGCGTACGAGTCACCGATCGCGCACTTGCCGCCGGTCACGTTGCCGAAGGCGTAGTTGATGTGGGTGATCTTCGCGGCCGAACCGGAGGTGTCCAGGTTCTTCACGTGGTAGTTGCGGCCGTAGACGCCCCACTCCGCGAAGTAGCCCAGGTTGACCTTGTCGCCGGTGCCCGGGTTGCCGGGGTCGGTGCCGCCGCCGGTGGTGTGCACCTTGACCGCGCCACTGGCCGGACCGGTCTGGTCGGCGGTGTCGCGGGCCTGCACGGTGTACGAGTAGTCGGTGCCGGCGGTGAGGCCGGTGTTGGTGTACGTGGTGCCGGTGACCGTGGCGACGACCGCGCCGTCCCGCAGGACGTCGTAGTTCTTGATGCCGTGGTCGTCGGTGGCCGCGCTCCAGCTCAGCTTCGCGGAGGTGTTGGTGACGCCGCTCGCGGTGGGGGTGCCGGGCGCGGAGGGGGCGTTGTCACCGGGCACGCTGCCGCCGTCGCAGGAGGCGCCGTTCAGCTTGCAGTTGGTGGCGGCGCCGGAACCGGAGCCGGTGCCGTTGAAGCCGAAGGAGACGCTGGCGCCCGGCGCGACCGAGCCGTTCCAGCCGAGGTTCTTGGCGGTCCAGTGGTTTCCGGAGCTGGTGACGGTGGCGTCCCAGGCGGAACCAACACCGGTGCCGGCCGGGAAGTCCCACTCGATGGACCAGGAGCTGAGGGCGGTGGTGCCGGTGTTCTTCACCGTCCACTGGCCCTCGAAGCCGCTGCCCCAGTCGGACTTCTTCACATAGGTGGCGGTCGCCGAGGTGGCTGCCTGGGCCGGGGAGGCCATGCCGACCATCGCGGCGAGCGGGAGGAGCAGTGCGGTGAGGCCCGCGACGGCTCGTGATCTGGTGGCTTTCCCGGCCCCGAGTCTGAATCGGGTCCGGCGGGGGGTCTCAGTGCTCAACGGTGCTCCTGGGGTGAGGTCCGGACAAACGGGGATGGTCCGTCGACTGCAAACCCTGCGCCGCCCTGAGCACGCCTTGTCATGGCGTACTCACCGCAGTGTGTTCGGTGAGATTAGGAAGGTCTGGACCAATCGTCAAGAGGTCCAGACCAAAGATCGGAGTGCGGCCGGAGTGAACCTCAGATGCCCAACTCCTGTGCCAGTACCGCCGCCTGGACCCGGCTGCGCAGCCCGAGCTTCCCCAGCACCCTGCTGACGTGCGTCTTCACCGTCGCCTCCGCCATCGACAGCCGCACCGCGACCTCGGCGTTCGACAGCCCCTCACCGAGGCAGCCCAGCACCTCGCGCTCGCGCCGGGTGAGGGCGTCCAGCACCGCCCGGTCCGGGGCGTCCGGCGGCGCGGCGGTGGCACCCGCGAACTCCGCGATCAGCCGGCGCGTCACCGCCGGGGCGATCATGCCCTCGCCCCGCGCCACCGTGCGTACCGCTTCGAGCAGGCCGTGCGCCTCGGTGTCCTTCAGCAGGAAGCCCGACGCCCCGGCCCGCAGCGCGCCGAAGACGTACTCGTCCAGGTCGAAGGTCGTCAGCACCAGCACATCCGCCAGCCCCTCCGAGACCACCTGGCGCGTCGCGGACACCCCGTCCAGCCTCGGCATCGACACGTCCATCAGCACCAGATCGGGGCGCAGCTCACGGGCCAGCCGCACCGCCGCCTCCCCGTCGTCGGCCTCCCCGACGACCTCGATGTCCGGTGCGCTGCCCAGGATGAGCACCAGCCCCGCACGCACCGCCGACTGGTCCTCGGCCACCAGAACCCGGATGCTCATGCCCTCACGCTTCCTTCCCCGACGGGCAGTTCAGCCCGTACACGCCAGATCTTCGTCCCGCTCCCGGTGGGCACCGGACCCGCCTCGAACTCCCCGCCGAGCAGCGCCACCCGCTCCCGCATCCCGGTCAGCCCGGCCCCGGAGCCGGGCGCGCGCGGACCGGGCCGGCTCCCGAGGACACTGGTGACCTCCACCGTCAGCCGCTGGTCCGGCTGCCCCAGCCGGACCGTGACCGGCCCCGGCCCGGCGTGCTTGAGCGCGTTCGTGAGGGACTCCTGCACGATGCGGTACGCGGCCAGCTCGACCGGCGCCGGCAGGGGAACGGCTGCGGTGCGGGAGTCCTCCAGCACGCACGTCAGCCCGCTGGAGACGGCGTTCGTACGGTGCTGCTCGATCAGGGCGTCCAACGAGCCGAGCGTGGGCGAGGCGCTGGGCCCGGGATCCGCCGCACCGGTGCGCAGCAGCCCGATCAGGCGGCGCATTTCGGCCAGACCGTCGACGCTGTTCTCCCGGATGACGCCCAGGGCGTTCCGGGACGTCTCCGGGTCGTCGAGGGAGAGCGCGGCGGTGGAGTGGATGGCGATCGCGGAGAGGTGGTTGGCCACCATGTCGTGCAGCTCGCGCGCCATCCGGGTCCGCTCCGCGGTCACCGCCTGCGCCCGGTCCATCTCGGCCAGCAGAGCCGTCTGATCGGCGCGCAGCCGCTCGGTCTCGGCGGCGTCGCGGTGGTTGCGCACACTGACCCCGGTGAGCGCGGGCACGAACGAGACCAGTCCGGTGACGATGCCGATGAGCAGCGCCTCCGCACTGCGGAACCAGGCCAGGAAGCCGATCGTGACGGCGACCGTGATCAGGAGGGTGGTCACCGGGATGCGCCGGGCGGCCGCCGGGGTGCCGTACAGCACGGCGGCGTACATGACGTCGGTGTACAGCAGCACGGTCGCCAGGTTCCCGGCCGTGAACTGGTCCATGACCAGCGCCAGGGTGCCGATGACCAGGGCGGTCTGCGGCGCGCTCCGGCGCAGCAGCGCCAGCGACGCCATCACGGCGAGCGGGACCAGCTCGATCCCGGGGGCGTCGAGGGGCCGGCCGTTCTGCGTGTGCAGGCCGAGCAGCCACAGCACCACGCCGCCGAGCAGGCCGGTGACCGCGATGAGGACGTCGTCGCGGTGGGGGCGGGGATGGATGAGCACCCTTCCATCCAACACGGCGGGCCGTCGGCGGACGTCCCTACCGGGAGTGAGCCGCGAGTACATCGAAGTATGCAGCGGCGGTTCGTCACTCCGGGCGACGACCGGGCGCGCCGGGGCGGGGACGCTGGAGGGGAGCGAAAGGAACAGGACCGTGATCGTCACACTGATCGTTCTCTGCGAGATCGCCTTCTGGGTGCTGCTGGCCGCGGGGCTCACGCTGCGCTACGTGGCGAGGAAGCCGCGGCTCGGTGGCGCGCTGCTGCTGTGCGAACCGCTGCTGGAGGTGGTCCTGCTGGTGGTGACGGCCGTCGACCTGAAGAACGGTGCCGCCCCGGACTGGAAGCACGGACTGGCCGCCGTGTACATCGGCTTCACGGTGGGCCTCGGCCACTCCACGATCCGCTGGGTCGACGCCCGGGTCGCCCACCGCTTCGCGGGCGGGCCGCCCCCGGTGAAGCCGCCGAAGTACGGGATGGCGCGGGCGGTGCACGAGTGGCGGGTGGCCGGGCGGTGGACGCTGGCCGCCGTGACGGCGCTGGCGCTGCTCCAGGGGGCGGTCTGGTACGTGGGAGGGGACGGGGACGTGGCGTCGCTGCGGTCCTGGCAGCAGACGATGCTGTTCGTGATCGGGATCAACCTGGTGATCGCGGCGAGCTACACGGTGTTCCCGAAGCGGGGGCCCGGGCGGGAGCGGGATCGGGAGCAGGACACGAAGAGGGTGTCGGGCCCGCCCGGGTGAGGCCTTGTCCTCAATCGCCGGACGGGCTGGATGGTGCTGGACGGTGCTGGATGGTGCTGGACGGACGGGCTTGTGGCCCTACCGTTCGCCGCCCGGCACCCACAGCACGTCGCCGACCTCCTTGTTCGCCACCCGGGCGAGGATGAACAGCAGGTCGGAGAGCCGGTTGAGATACGTCGCCGTCAGGGCGTTCATCACCTCGCCGTGCACCTCGAACGCCGCCCAGGTGGACCGCTCGGCGCGCCGGACCACGGTGCACGCCTGGTGCAGCAGGGCGGCGCCCGGAGTGCCGCCCGGCAGGATGAAGCTGCGGAGCTTCTCGACCTGCTCCAGGAAGTGGTCGCAGTCCGCCTCCAGCTTGTCGATGTAGAACTGCTCCACCCGCAGCGGCGGGTACTTCGGCTCCTCGACGACCGGGGTCGACAGGTCGGCGCCCACGTCGAACAGGTCGTTCTGCACGCGGACGAGGACCTTCACGACGTCGTCGGTCAGCTGCCCGAGCGCGATGGCCGTCCCGATGACCGCGTTGGCCTCGTTGGTGTCGGCGTACGCGGAGATCCGCAGATCGGTCTTGGCGGTCCGGCTCATGTCGCCGAGGGCGGTGGTGCCCTGGTCGCCGGTGCGGGTGTAGATGCGCGTCAGATTGACCATGTGGTCAGCGTAGTTAAGCCCCGGCCCTGCGGAAGACGCGTGTGCCCACTGTCACGGCGAGCCCCGCGAGTCCGAGGGCGACCAGTACCCCGTACAGCATGTGGGCGCTGGCGTACGAGCCGATGTACGCGTCCCGCACCGCGTCCACGAGATAGCGGAACGGCGTGAAGTGGGAGAGCACGTCCAGCCACGCCGGTCCCAGGGTCATCGGCAGCATCAGGCCGGAGAGCAGCATGGCCGGCATGGTGAGCGCGTTGATCACCGGACCGAACTCCTGCGGTGTGTTCACCTTCATGGCCAGGGCGTACGAGAGCGAGGCCAGCGAGACCGTCAGCAGACCGGTGAACGCGAAGCCGATCAGCACTCCGGGCAGCGGTGCGCGCAGGCCCATGGCCAGGGCGGCCAGCACCAGCAGCACCGCCTGGAACAGGAACAGCAGGGTGTCCCGCAGTACCCGCCCCAGCAGCAGCGCCGGCCGGCTGACCGGCGTCACCCGCATCCGCTCCACCACCCCGGTCGATTTGTCGATGATGATGGCGAACCCGCAGAACGAGGCGCCGAACAGGCCGAGCTGGAGCAGCAGGCCGGGGACCAGGATCTGCCAGGAGTCACCGGATCTGCCGAGCGGCAGGCCGGTGAGCAGCGGGCCGAAGAGGAGCAGGTACAGCAGCGGCATGAGGATGCCGAAGAGGATCTGGAACTTCGAGCGCAGGGTCTGGCGGGCGTACCGCCCGAAGATCAGCGCGGTGTCGTGGAGAAGCATCGGGTTCGGTTCCTAAACGGCGACGGGAGCGGTCTCTGCGGCGGGGGCGCGGCCGGTGATCGCGAGGAAGGCCTCCTGGAGCGAGGCGGCGGGGGAGCCCGTGTGACGGGTCTTCAGCGCGGTCGGCGTGCCCTGCGCGACCACCACGCCGCCGTCGATCACGACGAGCCGGTCGGCGAGGGCGTCCGCCTCGTCGAGGTAGTGGGTGGTGAGCACGACGGTGGTGCCGTACTCGTCGCGCAGCCGCCGCACCAGGTTCCACAGATCGGTGCGGCTGCCCGGGTCGAGGCCGGTGGTCGGCTCGTCGAGGAAGAGCAGCGGCGGCCGGTGGGTGAGCCCCATCGCGATGTCGAGCCGCCGCCGCTGGCCCCCGGAGAGCGAGACCGTCCTGCGGTCGAGCAGCTCCGACAGGCCCAGCTCCCCGGCCAGCTCGCCGGCGCGGGTGACCGCCGCGGCCTTGCCGAGCCGGTACATCCGGCCCTGGGTGACCAGCTCCTCCCGCACCGTGATGTGTGGGTCCACCCCGCCCGACTGGGCGACGTACCCGCAGTTCTCCCGCACCCCGGCCGGGTCCGCGACGAGATCGTGGCCGGCGACGGTGGCGGCGCCGCCGGTGGGGGCGAGCAGCGTGGTGAGCATGCGCAGCGTGGTGGTCTTGCCGGCTCCGTTGGGGCCGAGCAGTCCGACGATCTCGCCGGCCGCGACGGTCAGATCGACGGAGCGTACGGCCTGGACCGGACCGGCCTTGGTGTCGAAGGTCCGGGCGAGCCCGGCCGTGCTGATGATTGGCATAGCGACCACAAAAACAGAGTCACTGAAAAATTGCAATGACACCAAATATTCAGGGACCCCAGCCGAGCTCTACGATGGGTCCATGGCTGAGGGACTCAGGGAGCGCAAGAAGCGCCAGACCAGGCAGCACCTCTCGGACGTGGCCACCGGTCTCTTCCTCGAACGGGGCTTCGACGCGGTCACCATCGCGGAGGTCGCCCGCGCCGCCGACGTCTCGGTGAACACGGTCTACAACTACTTCCCGACCAAGGAGGACCTCTTCCTGGACCGCAGCAGCGGAATCGTCGACCGGCTCTCGCGGTACGTCCGGGGCCGGGACAGGGGCGAGTCCGCCGCCGACGCCGTCCTGCGCGAACTGCGCATCCAGGTGGAGAGCGTGTCGCCCGCCGTCGGCCTGATGGAGGGGTATGAGAGCTTCATGCGGGTCATCCAGGGCGCCGACGGCCTCAAGGCCCGCCTCTGGCACATACAGCAGGAGGCCCTCCTGCGTCTGGAGGAGACGCTCCTGGAGGAGTCGGGTGCGGAGCCCGGGGACCCGGTCCCGGTCCTGGTGGCCGGTCAGCTCTCCTGGGTGCACAGCACGCTCATGGGGTACATCGGACGCGAGATGGTCGCGGGCCGCAGGGCCGCCGAAGTGTCCAGGGACGCCCTGGTCCTGCTCGACGACATCGAGGACCTGCTGGGCGAAAAGGTGCTCAACTACGCCCGGCGCGCCGCCGAATGACGCATCCCGGTGTGATGTCCGTCATTTGAGACGTGACGCGCATCTCTTCGCAGCCCCAGCGCCTCCCACGGGGACTAACCTCCGCCGGAGAGCATGGAACAGAAACCGTATGGAAAGCAGGGGTGTCAACGTGGCCAGGAAGCTCGCCGTTATCGGAGCCGGACTCATGGGGTCCGGCATCGCGCAGGTCTCCGCCCAGGCGGGCTGGGACGTCGTGCTGCGGGATGTCACCGACGCGGCCCTGGACCGCGGCCGTGACGGCATCAAGGCTTCCTACGACAAGTTCGTCTCCAAGGGCAAGCTCGCGGCGGCCGACGCCGAGGCCGCGCTCGCCCGCATCACCACGACCACCGATCTCGACGCGGTCGCGGACGCGGACGTCGTCGTCGAGGCCGTCTTCGAGAAGCTGGAGGTGAAGCACGAGATCTTCCGGGCCCTCGACAAGATCGTCCGGGACGACGCCGTGCTCGCCTCCAACACCTCCGCCATCCCGATCACCAAGATCGCGGCGGTGACCGAGCGCCCGGAGCGCGTCGTCGGTGTGCACTTCTTCTCGCCGGTCCCGATGATGCAGCTCTGCGAGCTGGTACGCGGCTACAAGACGAGCGACGAAACCCTGGCCACCGCACGCGAGTTCGCCGAGTCGGTCGGCAAGACCTGCATCGTGGTCAACCGTGACGTGGCCGGATTCGTCACCACCCGGCTGATCTCGGCACTGGTCGTCGAGGCAGCCAAGCTGTACGAGTCGGGCGTCGCCTCGGCCGAGGACATCGATATCGCCTGCAAGCTCGGTTTCGGCCACGCCATGGGCCCGCTCGCCACCGCGGACCTGACCGGAGTCGACATCCTGCTGCACGCCACCGGCAACATCTACACCGAGTCCCAGGACGAGAAGTTCGCCGCTCCGGAGCTGATGCGCCGGATGGTCGATGCAGGTGACATCGGCCGCAAGAGTGGGCAGGGTTTTTACACCTACTGATCGTTTCTGTTCCTCCGGTGTCTGATCCGCCGTCAATCAGGCCCGGAGGCCACGGGGGCCGCCCCCGGAACCAGTGGATCCACAGGGGGATCCATGGCGGGCCCGGGTCACTCCACGGAGTGAATTCGGTATCGGTTCGCTTACAGACGGCAACTTCCCTGTCGCTGTCGCAGTCAGTTGGGGCAGAGGCAGTTTCAGACAGACGGACCTTGCTACGGAGCATTCCAGGGGAGCGCATATGCACATCAGGGGCGACCACGCCGAGCTGGTCGTCGGGGGCCGCCTCGACGTCCGAAGCGCGGCGGACGCCCGTACGGTCCTGCACTCGGCCCTCGACGACGGAGTCGGCGATCTGGTGCTGGACCTGACCGAGCTGGATTCATGGGATGCCACCGGCCTCGGTGTCATCATGGGCGCGCACAGACGGGCCGGCCGGGCCGGTCGGCGGCTGGTGCTCCGCGGGGTGCCACCGCAGATGCAACGACTTCTGGTGGCCACCAGACTGCACCGCATCCTGGCCATCGAGGGCGGAATCGCGGCGGAGTCCCTGCCACGCGTCTGAGGTGACCGGCGGGCGGCGGACACCCGTCCGCACCCGCGGCCGGTCCCGCACAATCCTCACGAGACCGTGATCTGTCGGGCGGCACGGCACCCCGGATGTTCGTAGATACTGTGCGAAGGTTTAGGGTTCGGCCGTCTGCCGATTGACGGACCCACCTGGCTGACACCGGACCGGAAGCAACAGCTGGACGTGCGAGGCCGGGAGGGACAACCGCGCTCGACGCGTCTTGGGGGCTTTGGCGATGGACCCGACAAACCGGGGGCCGGAAGAGTACGGCCACGACAGCAACGGCTCCGCGCAGGACGCCGGCCGCCGGCGTCCCGCCCGCGATCCGCTGACGCCCGATTTCGGTCAGCAAACACCGCAGCAGGCCCGCATCGTCCAGCTCATATCGGGCAGCCTCCTGCTCACGGTCAACCCCGTCGACGGCAGCGAGGTCGAACCGGTCCGGCCGGGCGAGCACCCCGCGGAACCGGTCCGCCGCACCCCCGCGGAGCGCGCGGAGCGCGAACGCGCCGCCGCACCCCCCGTGCCGCCCGGACCCCCCGTCCTCCAGCTGCCCCTCCTGGAGCGCGCGGACGAACGCGAGCGGCTGGTGCGCCTGCTGGCCCGCGGACGCTCGGTACGGCTCACCGGACCGGCCGGATCCGGCCGAACCGCGCTCCTCGAAGCGGTCGCCTCGGACTGCGCGCAACTCGCACCGGACGGAGTCGTCCGGCTCAGCGGCCACAAGCGGACCGTCACCGACGTGCTGTACGGGCTCTTCGACGCCGTCCACGACGCACCGCTGTACCGCCCGGACCGGGCGGTGCTGCTGGAGAAGCTGCGCACCACCGGCGCCGTCGTCGTCCTGGACGACCTGGAGTTCGGCGGCGCCGCGCTGGACGAACTGTTCGACGCGACGCCCGAATGCGCCTTCCTGCTCGCCGCGACGCCCGACGTCACCGCACCGGACGCCGACTCCCACCTCGAAGAGGTCTTCCTCACCGGGCTCGACCGTGACGCCTCGGTCGTCCTGATGGAGCGGGTGGTCGAACGGCCGCTCACCGAGGAGGAGGCCAACTGGGCGGGCGACCTCTGGTTCGAGTCCGAGGGCCTCCCGCTGCGCTTCGTCCAGGCGGGCGCCCTGCTGCGCCAGCGCGACCTGTTGCGCGCCGACCCCACCGCGTACGACGAGTACGGCTACCTCGACAGCCGGCCGCCCGCGCAGGAGCCGCTGCCGCCCGAACCCCTCGACCTGCCGCTGCCCAGCCTCGGGGAGGGCGCCGCGCCCGCCGCGCTGCTCGCCTCCCGGCTGAGCGACGCCGCGCGCGACACCCTGCGCTTCGCGGTCGCGCTGGGCGGTGAGGTGCCGCACCAGGCGCATCTGCCCGCGCTCGTGGGGGACACCCACGCCGATGCCGCGCTCGGGGAGCTGGCCGGCTGCGGGCTGCTCTCCCCGGCCGGGTCCCGCTACCGGCTGGCCGCCGGGGTGCTCGCCCAGCTGGTGGCCGCCGGATACGGGGACGACGCCACGGTCCGGGCCCGTACGGCCGCCCAGCACTACGCCTGGTGGGCCGGTCACCCCTCGGTCACCCCCGCCCGTACGGTTGCAGAGGCCGACGCGATCGTCGCGGCGATGACCCAGCTGGTGCCGGGGGACGGGGCCGGGCAGACCAGTGTCGCCGTACTACTGGCCCGCAGCGCCGCGCCCGCCTTCGCGGCAGGGCTGCACTGGAGCGGCTGGGAGAAGTCCCTGCGGATCGGCCAGGAGGCGGCCCGGATCGCCGGTGAGGTGGCCGAAGAGGCTTACTTCCACCACGAGTTGGGCGTACTCGCGCTCTGCGCCGGTCATCCGGACCGGGCCAGGGCCGAGCTGGAGACCTCCATCAGCATGCGTGGGGCGCTCGCCGACAAGCCGGGGGCCGTGGCCGGGCGCCGGGCGCTCGCCCTGGTCGAGGACCTCTCCGGCGCTGCGGTGGCCGGGCAGGTCCCGGTGGGCGAGGAGCTGCCCGCGAGCCGCTTCGAGGCGACGCCGTCCGGTGCCACGACGTCCGTCATACCGGTCACGATGCCGTCGGCGCCGTACGCGGACGACGCCACCGCCGTCCTGTCCCGGCAGACCGCTCCGAAGGGCGCCGGCGGGCGTCTCGCGGTGCTGGGCGGGGCGCGCCGCAATCTGGTGGCCGCGGGTGCGGGCGTGCTGCTGGCCGGAGTGCTCGGCACGGTGGTGACGCTCGGGCTGACGTCCAACAGCGATCCGCAGGACGACCCCGCCGTCTCGACCGAGCAGTCGGTGGGCGGGGGCGACGACGACCAGAACGAGGCTCCGGCGCAGGAGCCGGCGGACCGGACGGTTCCGTCCTCCCCGGCGACGAGCTCCACTTCGTCGACGCCGGGGCCGACGGGCACCGGGTCCGCGCCGACCGGGAGCGGGAGTTCGTCCCCGGGGTCGAGTACCCCGCAGGACACCCCGTCCTCCTCGGGGAAGCCGTCGAGCGACCGGCCGAGCCCGTCCGACACGTCGTCCAAGTCGTCCGAGCCGCCGGAATCGGATCCGCCGCCGGTGAGCGAGTCCCCGAGCACCTCTGTGCCGCCGACGAGTGAGCCGCCGTCGCCCACGGACCCCGCGACGGACGATCCGGGTGAGCCCGATTCGTCGGACTCGGCGAGTGGGCCTTCGGGGGCGATGAGTGCGAGCGCGGAGGGGTCCGGGGCGCCGTCGGAGAGCCCGTCGGTGGCCTGAGCGGAACGGACGCGGACGTGGGTGGGGGGTGTGGGGTGCGGGCGCCCGGGGCGGGCGCCTTGTCCTCAATCGCCGGACGGGCTTGATATGAGCGCCCGTCCGGCAGGGTCCCGGTCTCCGGGCGAGGGTGCGTCCTCAATCGCCGGACGGGCTTGATGTGCCCCCGGGTCAGAACAGGCGGAGTTTGTCGTCCTCGATGCCGCGCATCGCGTTGTAGTCGAGGACCACGCAGCCGATCCCTCGGTCCGTTGCCAGTACGCGGGCCTGGGGCTTGATCTCCTGGGCGGCGAAGATGCCCTTCACCGGGGCGAGATG includes these proteins:
- a CDS encoding ATP-binding protein; the protein is MDPTNRGPEEYGHDSNGSAQDAGRRRPARDPLTPDFGQQTPQQARIVQLISGSLLLTVNPVDGSEVEPVRPGEHPAEPVRRTPAERAERERAAAPPVPPGPPVLQLPLLERADERERLVRLLARGRSVRLTGPAGSGRTALLEAVASDCAQLAPDGVVRLSGHKRTVTDVLYGLFDAVHDAPLYRPDRAVLLEKLRTTGAVVVLDDLEFGGAALDELFDATPECAFLLAATPDVTAPDADSHLEEVFLTGLDRDASVVLMERVVERPLTEEEANWAGDLWFESEGLPLRFVQAGALLRQRDLLRADPTAYDEYGYLDSRPPAQEPLPPEPLDLPLPSLGEGAAPAALLASRLSDAARDTLRFAVALGGEVPHQAHLPALVGDTHADAALGELAGCGLLSPAGSRYRLAAGVLAQLVAAGYGDDATVRARTAAQHYAWWAGHPSVTPARTVAEADAIVAAMTQLVPGDGAGQTSVAVLLARSAAPAFAAGLHWSGWEKSLRIGQEAARIAGEVAEEAYFHHELGVLALCAGHPDRARAELETSISMRGALADKPGAVAGRRALALVEDLSGAAVAGQVPVGEELPASRFEATPSGATTSVIPVTMPSAPYADDATAVLSRQTAPKGAGGRLAVLGGARRNLVAAGAGVLLAGVLGTVVTLGLTSNSDPQDDPAVSTEQSVGGGDDDQNEAPAQEPADRTVPSSPATSSTSSTPGPTGTGSAPTGSGSSSPGSSTPQDTPSSSGKPSSDRPSPSDTSSKSSEPPESDPPPVSESPSTSVPPTSEPPSPTDPATDDPGEPDSSDSASGPSGAMSASAEGSGAPSESPSVA
- a CDS encoding STAS domain-containing protein; its protein translation is MHIRGDHAELVVGGRLDVRSAADARTVLHSALDDGVGDLVLDLTELDSWDATGLGVIMGAHRRAGRAGRRLVLRGVPPQMQRLLVATRLHRILAIEGGIAAESLPRV
- a CDS encoding 3-hydroxyacyl-CoA dehydrogenase family protein; this encodes MARKLAVIGAGLMGSGIAQVSAQAGWDVVLRDVTDAALDRGRDGIKASYDKFVSKGKLAAADAEAALARITTTTDLDAVADADVVVEAVFEKLEVKHEIFRALDKIVRDDAVLASNTSAIPITKIAAVTERPERVVGVHFFSPVPMMQLCELVRGYKTSDETLATAREFAESVGKTCIVVNRDVAGFVTTRLISALVVEAAKLYESGVASAEDIDIACKLGFGHAMGPLATADLTGVDILLHATGNIYTESQDEKFAAPELMRRMVDAGDIGRKSGQGFYTY